TATATTTCTTCACTTTTAGCTACCGAGGAAAACCGAAAGGAATGGAACAAAGCCGTCAAAGAAAAAATTCTCAAGATGAGCGAAGCCCAGGAAGAAACCGAATCGATTCCTTATCTAGAAAAATTCGTGGAAAAAAATCCGGCGGATTTGACCGTTAAACTTTGGTATGCAAGAGCCTTATTCTATCGAAACGACTTAGAAATACCTGAACATTCGGAGGACGTTTTTTCCAGAACGGAAAAACTAAAGAAAATCAAAACAAATTATTTACTAGCAGCCAAAACGTTTGAAGAAGTTTTAAAATATATTTCTCAAGCGACTCCTAGAGATCCGGATTTAGGTAAATGGCATTTTCTTTGGGCCATGTCAGAATGGTATGCGGGAAGAGAAGACCGAGCGATTCAGATCTTTAAGAAATCTTTTAAATACGATTTCCGACTTAACGAAGCGAATTACAATATCGCGTGTATCTATCAAACTCTAGGTCAATTGAAAGACGCAGAGATTTATTTTAGAGCATATCTGAAAAACGATAAAGAAATGAGAGAAGAAAACTGATGGCGAGAGTAGATAAACGATTTCAACTTTTAATGACAGAAGAAGAATTAGAACTTCTTAAAAAAGAAGCGGAAAAAAGAAATTTATCCGCGGGAGAAATGTTGCGTTTATCTTTCCGAAACGAAGTATATAGATCAGATTCTTACGAAAGATTAGAAGCTCTTAAAATTCTCTCGAACTTAAAATTAAAATGAAATACTATCTCTCTAAATCCTTATTAGAAATCATCGTTCAAGATTCTTCCGATCTAAAAACGATCGTAGTGGAATCGATCGAAAGATTGATCAAAGAACAACATCTATTTTATACCGGCACGATCTCCATCCTTCCCTTGCTGGAAAAAGAAAAAGATCCGATCCAAAAGGAAATCATCTGGAGCCAGATAAAACGTCTTTGTTTGGAAATTTTGGATTTTAAAGCCGAAAATTTATCTTTGGCTCAAAAATTTTCCCAAGAGTTTGGAAACATAGAATGGATTTGGAACGAAATATCAATCGCAATCCAAAAAGATTTGGACGGTTTTATCACAGTGGATGAAAATCTTCCGGATCAAAAAATGATCAAGATACTACTCGCTCAAAAAATAAACTTCAACGGGATCACTTAAAGCAGAAACCTGGTCTTTTCCATTTTGGAAATGATAGAATTTATTATAAGCGCTAATCCTAAAAAAGTAAGTGGTTCCCTTTTTTAAAAATAGCTGATTTTTTTCCAAAAGGATTTCCGAATTCAAAGAAATAATCTTATTATCGATACAAGTAGAAAGTTTATTATAATATTCTTGAATATGAATATGATTTTTTCCGGCAGGAAGTCCAGAAATCGGATCTAAATAATCCGAAGCCGGATGTTTAGGACGATTTTTTTTATTAGGTGTTTCTCCCGATTCACCTAAAGTTCCTCGAACAATTCCAACCATTCGATCCGGATGAATTCCGTAATGAACGAAATATCCGCCTCCGTTAATGACATCTTTTTCCGGATTGGATTTCCAATTTAGACACACACTTGGACCGCTATCGTCGACACCATTTTCAGCGACTTTTAGACCAAGTGGACGTACAGGAGGATTTGTTTCTCTAAAGGTCAGAGATATATTTTTTAGTTCCGGAGTTTTATTTCCGCTGGGATCAGATTTAAATTTAACTCTCCATTGATAATATCGAAACGGAAGAAGGTCGGTTTTATCTTCCGTAATTCCCAAAAATTTTTTTAGGGAATATTTTAAAGGGATTTTATAGGTATCTGGTTCAAAAGAATCTATTTTAGAATTTTCTAATTTTCTTAAGTCAATACCGATCCAGGCGGGAGATTCGGAATTTGGAGTAAACGGAACCGGAGACACTCTCAGATAAAGCTCCATAGCGGAAGAGGTCGGAATTACTGCCTTCAATTGAACTTCTTCTAAAAAAGAACTAGAATATTTACTTTTATAAACAGGGGAAATTCCAATTCCAAACTTGGATTCGGAAGTATGGGTTTCCGGATCAAAATTCTGCCCTGGAAAGGAAGTGTCTTCGGAGCTAGGATTTGGTTTTCCCGGAAAGACAGAAAAATTTTCCATCCAGCCGTAATAAGAACTCGCGATTCGAAACGAAGTAGTGTCGTCGGAATGAAAACCGATTCGAGTCAAATTTTGACTAGCAGGAATAGCAGCTCTTGCCGATTCTTTTCCATTGAGATAAAGTACAATTTCCCGATCGTTAGGGTTGAAATAAAGAAGAACCCTATTCCATTGATTTTTTTTCAGGGTCGTATTAGAAGTCAGATGCAGAGAAAGAAACCGTTTTTCTTCTGTTTCAAAAAAAGAATAAAAACCGGCTTTGAGTCGATCATCCGTAATCTTTAAATCCCAACCGTAACTATTTCCGGACGTTTCATAGAGTTTAGAAATTAGAGTCGCGTCTTTTTCAACAGTCCCAGGAAGAAAACTGAAAGAAATGTAAAATTCTTTTGTTAGATCTTTAGAAGTCAAAAGGCCTGAATTGGAATGTGCGATTTTGATTCCGGTTCTTTTACCCGAAAAACGTGCACTTCTTTTAGAATGAAAAACGTTTTCCGAATCCGGCAAATAAGAAGACATGAGAATTTTATAATTTCCTGATATATCTTTCAAATCGGACGGACTTCCGGATTCAAAATCCAGATAAAGTTCGGAACCTAGACTTCGATTTCTAGTTTGTAGTTTTAAGACCTTGTTCTCCGAATTATTTCCGGAAAGTTCCAATCCGTTTTTTTGTAGATCGTCTAACGGAAAAACTTTGGTCTCCGTAAAAAGTGGAAAAGAGTAAAAAAAGAAAAATAAAATCGTCGGCAAAAAGGTAATTTTGATTTTGTTCCAAAGCTTTAGGATGTAGGAAATATTACTAAAACCAAAATTCTGATGTAAAGCAAAACAGCTAACAACGAATATATGGTTTACAAATATCAAAATGTAGTCTGCTACACAGCTGTGAGAACCACTACGTTTTTTTAAGTATTTTGAAATCATAATCGTGATTTCTTTTGAAGTTTTAGAATCAGCTTTTTAGAAATTAAGATTGATCTCATCCAGTTTTGTTAAGAATTTAGAGTCTCGAGTTGATTGATCCTTCTTTCGTGACGTCCACCTTCAAAAGAAGTATTGATCCAAGTGCGTACGATGTTGAGAGCCAACTCCTTGCCGATAATCCTCCCACCCAAAACGAGAACATTCGCGTTATTATGACGTTTGGACATTTCAGCGGTAAATTGATCGTGGCAAAGTGCGGCACGAATTCCACTCATACGATTAGCGGCAATGGAAGCCCCAATCCCGGTTCCACAAAGAGCGATCAAACCTTCCACTTCTTTGGAAAGAACTTTTTTACAAGCGTCTGAAATAACGATCGGATAATCCACAGAACTTTCGTCCTTGGTTCCGTAGTCTACGATTTCCAATTCTCCTGCAAGTGACTTACGGAGAAATTCCTTTAGTTCAAAACCTCCGTGATCAGAGGCGATTCCGATTTTTTTCATGATCTAAATTGGTTATGTCCCGACCGGATTTAGGTTTCAAGCAAATAATTTTGAATGCACTTGGTTTATGAACTTGAATGAAAAGTTTTCAAAGGAACATCTCATAGAATTTTATTTTGTAATTAAACGTCTTATTTTACACTATCTCAAAAATATCTTAGAATTCGGCATTTTAAGTAAAAATAAAGTATTTTTGAAACCTTTATAAAATCTAAATCTTATTAATCTTAGATAAAAACTCTGTAAATTTTAAAATAACGTGAATTCGATGTAAGAAAACTATAATTCTGAAAAAAGTTGGGATCTGAACTTTGTAGATCGATTCTTTAAATGTAGGAACTACTGCAAAATTTCGTTCGGAAAAGTATGATTTAAAATCATGTGAGTTCGATATAACGCGAAAGGGACCGATGAATGAACTAAAGCACAACGCTTTCCTCAAACTCAATGCATCGCTCCCTGAATGCCGATCCTTAGAGAGGCATTCGCTGAGCTTCTCGGGTTGCGTTAACTCAGCAAAACGCTTTCCTGAAACTCAATGCATCACTCCCTAAGGGTCGCTCTGCAGGGTCGCGTTTTAGGTCGTTCGAAGTAACTCAGCGTCTCACTCCCCATCATAACCTTACCCACAAGTTGAATAGGATTTTAGAATCAGAAGGCTCAAAAACGCACATTTTTCAAGTGTTCCGACAAGAATGAGTCTTTTTACTTGCAAAAAGCATGTTTTTCTGATAGAGAAAAGTCTTCCGAATTTCTCCACCTCCGCCCCCACCCAAAAATAAGGGTGGGAACTCAGTTTTACAGAGGATTTGTCGTAATTCCCACAGATTTAATATTGAAATCTAAATACTTGTGGGTAAGGTTATGACTCCCCATGGGTCGTTCGACAGGTCGCGTTGGAAACTCAAGTTATTGGTATTTTATGAAAATTGAATCTGATTCTGTAGTTTCACAATAACTTGACCGAAGCTAAAGAGCCTGGTCCGGCTGCCTGTGGCAAGCCGGATTCGCCCTAATTTTATTACGTCGAACTCACGTTATCTAACAAAATCAATTCAAAGAATAGAATCCCGAAACGTTTTAGGCATCGCATCCCAAAATTCAACCTGAAGCAGAAATAACGAAAGATAGATCATTGAAAAATTTTCTTCTGAAATTTTTTCTCCGTTCAGAGCAAAACCGGTAGCGTCATTCAATCTGGTTAAAAGTTCTTTCTTTTGTTTGAGATGGGTTGTAAGAAGTTCCCATTCGATCGAGTTGAGAGATCTAGTTTTTTCATCCGAAAGAATATAATTTTCATAATAGGAATTCAATTCCGCATACATAAAAATATGACGGTTCCAATCCATAAAAAGTTTAGAATGATCCTCTTCCGAAAGATTTTTATTCTGAATACAAATGATCGACTGATATCTGGATTTTCCTTCTTTATATGCGATTATTTCTGCAATTCTTTTTTTTTCTTCTAATGGAAGAATGGATTTATATAAATTTGAAAGTTCAGAAGAAGTTATCTCGTTCGTAAAACATTCCTTAATCGGAAGTTGTGTGTTAAAATTTAATCCCGAAGCCACAAGACTTCCGGATACAATTCCGACTAATGTAAGAGTTCGAATCAAAATTAGAAAAAACTTTTTAAAGGACAAAAGTTTCATCAAACCTTAGATTCAAAATCCTTCATAAAGGAAACCAATTTTTGAACTCCCGAGAGAGGCATAGAATTGTAGATAGAAGCCCTAAAACCTCCTACCAACCTATGACCGCCTAAACCGTGTAAGCCGCTTTTCTCCGCCTCGTCTAAAAACTTAGAATCTAAATTTTTATCCTTAAGTAAAAATACCACGTTCATTTTAGAACGGGCTCTTTTTTGAACCGGACAAACATATAAAGAAGAAGAATCGATAAAATCGTAGATCAACTTCGCTTTTTGTTCATTTACCTTTTCGATCGCTTCGATTCCGCCTAACTTTAAAAGCCACTCAAATACGAGTTTGGCAATATAAATAGAATATGTAGAAGGAGTGTTGTAAAGAGATCGATTTTTTACCATGACGGAATAATCCAAAAGGACCGGTATTTTTCTTCCTGAAATTCCGAGTAAATCGTTTCGAATGATTACAAGACTAAGTCCAGAAGGTCCTATGTTTTTTTGAGCGCCTGCAAATATAACTCCAAAATCTTTAACGTCGATTTTACGAGAAAGAAGTTCGCTCGTCATATCGGCTACCAGTGGAATCTGTTTGATTTTTGGAATCTCCGGATATTGAGTCCCGTAGATCGTATTATTGGAAGTTATATGAAGGTATTTTCCTTTTCCGGAAAGCTCTGAATCTGTTAGAACAGGAACATCCGTAAAATGATTGTTAGTCGAGTCATAAATGACATTGACTTCGTTAAATTTAAGACCTTCCTCCCAAGCTTTTTTAGTCCAAATCCCAGTATGAGCAACGTCGAAACTTTCTCCCTCTTTCAAAAGATTGAGTGGAAGAGCGGAGAAATGTAACGTGGCCCCTCCCGAAAAAAAAGCGACTGAATAATCTCCTCCAAGATTGAGAAGTTTACGTAAAAGTATTTCCGCTTCCGTAATTACGTCTTCAAAAAGAGGTTCTCTATGACTGACCTCCATAACGGACATTCCGGAACCCTTGTAGTTCAAAAATTCTGCTGCTGCAATCTCCATCACCTCATTGGGCAACATCGCGGGTCCAGCACCAAAATTGTAGATTCTTTCTTGGAACAAATACATAAGGGATAAGGTTGCAAAAGGGAGGTAGGGAATCAACTTTCTTCCGACAAACAAGACTACAGATGGGGAAAAATCCTTGTCTCAATACAGCGCTTGAGGATAATCTATTTCCGGGTCAAACGACTCTCTTTATTCAGATGGATAAAAAGGAGAATTTTTGAATGTTCAGGATCTGGATCGTATTTTTATGTTTTGGTTTTTCCTTATCGTTATTTTCTCAGGAAAGTTCTAAACTCGGAGAAAAAGAAATTCGATCTTCTCAAAGAGTTCGATTTATCAATCGATCTTCCGCGCGAGCAGGAGAAGAAGTTAGAGGAACCAATGAAAAGGTAGGTTCCGGACTTGCCGAATCTCTCAAAAAAGAACCGGATAAAACTCACACACAAGGTGGAATCAGTGTGACCAGAATTGCTCCTGAAGAAAAAAAATTCGGAGCGGATGTGATCGCGGTTTTAGAAGATTCCGATTTTGGTCATATCAATTCTATCCAGAGAATTTTGGCCGGTTTTGTAAAACTCAACTTTGGCTATGACGATAAAAATTCGGATATTCTCGCCACTTATATTTTATATTACAACGCCATTCATAGAAAAGATAAATCTTATATCTCTAAGAAATATTCCAATTCTGTAATTAAGTTTGTAACTCCTCAATCCATAGGAATTTCCAAACGTTATTCGGAATGGCCCGGAAAAACTCAAATTTTGATTCCTCTCGTAGAAGACGTTTTGGGCAAAGACGTTCATACGGACGAATTGGAAGACGAGGTAAATAAGGAATTAGATAAGAAAAAAGACGGACAATCGGAAAAAGATAAATTCGGAGATCTTCAGAATGAAAAGAATAAAAAAGAATTAGAAGAACTGAAACGTAGAAAAGAAGAAAATCAAAATAAGCAGAAAGAAATTTCCGATAAAGAAACTAAAACCGATAAAGAACTTCAAGAGTTAAATAAAGATCCCGTAAAAAATAAAACTCAAATTGTAGAAAAGAAAAAAGAAAAAGAACAAATTCAGAAAGAAAAAGAAGCCGCTAAAAAAGAAGAACAGAAGTTAAAAGAAAAAGAAAAGGAAGTCGTAAAAAAAGACGAAGAAAGAAAGAACAATAATAACTCTTCGAGCTCATCCAGTTCTTCTAAATCCGATTCTAAAAGTGATTCGAGTAGCAGTAAATCCGGAAGCGATAACAAATCTTCTTCCGATGACAAAAAATCAGAAGCAGAACTGAAAAAAGAACTCGCAGATACTAAAAAAGAATTGGAAACAAAAAAAGAAGAAGAAAAGAAAAAAGAAGAATTCGATAAGAACGTCGTCGGAGGAAAAATTCTTTTCTTAAAAACTCTAAAATATTTAGACAAAGGACATTATAACAACGAACTACAAGTGTTAGATCCCACAAAAGACGACATGATTATCAGAGGAGATTTTAACAAAATCTGCGGTAGAACGTTTGAAATCGTGGATGGAAAAGCTCTTGTGATCGGTTTTGAAGACGGCCATTCTTCTAATCATAAACTGATTTTAATCGATCAAGAAACTTTAAAACCGGTCTTATTTGCGGAAGACAATATTTTTTGGAGATCCCCTATGATCATCAAAGGTGACGATATCTACGCTTTTGAAGAAGTAGAAGAAAAATATTATCTTTCTCGTTTTGGAAAAGATCTTAAAAAACAAGCAAAGTCTTCTGAAGAAATTAGCCCAAATTCGAACGTAACTTTCTACGGAGAAAAGATTTATGTTACTGGTAAAGAAGAAAGTTCGGGTAATATTCAGATCACCGTTTTTAATAAAGCCGATTTGAAACTGATCAAAAAAATCAAACCTTAATAGAAACTTGTCCTCAAATCCCAAAAGAAAAACACAACAGCTCTTTTGGGTTTGAGTGAAAGTTAATTTAGGATTATATAATGTGATATTTTTTTAAGTACCATTATTTTTTTCGCAAATTCGGACGTTAATACTTGGTACTATTTTCATGCGTCCGAATAGTAACTGGTAATTTTACCAAAGATATAGAATTTTTCAAAAAATCACGCCTAACTCGGAATCGTTGGCTTTTTTATGTGAGATCCCACATTTTAAGTTTTGAAGCAGACTCAGAATAGTATTTTTTCATGCGTCCGAGTATAATAAAAATTTATAATACTTATTTTAACGTGAGTTCGACGTAAGAAAATTGTGACGAATAATAAACTCAGGTGCAACGAGGGTCGTCGTCGCAGTTCACAAATTTTATAGTGGACTGGCTCACGACCTAAAACGCGATCCATAGAGAGCGTTTTACTGAGTTCTTTTCGCTCCAATTCCTTCGGAATTTTTCAAACTCAATACTGCTCTCTCTACGGATCGCAGCATAATAATCGCTTTCGCATTTGTTATGCCGAACTCACGTTAATTTATAGAATTCAGTAAAACTTTTTGATTCGAAACCCATACAAAAATTGAATTAAAAAATATTTAAAAACCATACATTCCAATGTGACTTAATTTGTAGGAACTACCACTCAATGTAACGTGAGTTCGGCGTAAAAACTCATGATTCTGAAAAAAGCTGAAATCTAAACTCTGCAGATTGATTCTTTAAATGTGGGAACTCACACAATTTATAAAATAGAAGTTTATAACTGTCGTATTCAAGTGTGGGAACTACTGCAAATCACGATTTTAAGAATAAATTTTAAAATTGTAGGAACTACTTTTTAGAAAAAATTTCTCTTACCTCGAACTGATTCAATAGAAACCAGTAATCGTTCATATATTTAGGCCTGTGGTAGTTCCTACACTAGTTTGATATGCAAAATATTTCAATTTTCTAAAATGTGGGAACTTTCACAAAACTTAGAAACGATTGTTTCTATCAGTCTGATCAATCGTCGCGAATATCTCTCTTTAACGAGTTAAATTATTTGATGATAAAAATGCGAAAAAAAATTTAAAGAAATAACACGAAAGGGATCGATGCAAGAGGAACTAAAGCAGAACACTCTTTATGAATCGCGTTCTATAATAAATTGTAAAACTAAAGATAATTGTTATATAATATTTCCTGTATACAATTTCTTGACTATAACTAAAGAAAGAGCCCGGTCGGCTGCCTATGGCAAGCCGGATTCGCCCCGGTGTTCTTACATTCTGCTCACGCTATTTACGGTTCTAATTTGGGGCGCTATATCGGAACTACTCATATCTATATTAGAGTATCATAACTTTTGAAAGGAAATTACTTTTCAGAGACAGAATTTGAAACACCCTATTATATAGTCCTGATAGTAATACAAGCTGTTTCAAAATTCTTCCACTATAAGCCACCTAACTATGAATAGATTGTTTCTATTCATAGTTATTCAATTTCTGTTCGTATCTTGTTTATGATTAACCAAAAAAAGTTTCTTTGTTTAATACGGGTGTTTTTTATCACAATCCGCTTCGCAAGATGCTTTAGAACCGATACAAAATAGAGGATTATAAAGAATACTCAATAAAGAACTCGAAGAATTAGAATTCGTAGTGGTATTACCATTTGTTGTACCACCGTTCGTTGTACCAGTATTTGTTCTGGAGTTATTATTTTCAAACAAGGATGTAATCAGCAAAGAAGCGGCAATACAATCCGCATCTGCGGATTTACAATAATTATCCTCGTAACATTTTTGACGAGGTGAAAGTTCAGAACATTGAAGTACAAATGACGTTGCAATTAAAACCAACACAAAAATATGAAATTTTTTCATAAAAACACAATAATTCGATAAGAGATTTTAATACAATAAAATTATCACAAATTTGAAGTCCGAAGTATAAAATTTAAATTTTTAAGATATTGTATGAAATACTTTTTGGATTTGTTTTACAGATTTTGTTGGGTTCCATGTCTTAAATTTAAGTCCGTTAGAATATACCTCTGGTGCCCGTAAAATCTAGAACCATCCATTTAGAGAAATGTCTTACTGATCTCTGTTAAATTGAGTATCTAAATAGTGCGGTTTTAAGCCAGTTCTATAGAATCCAATGCAAGCGACTGAGACAGTGTATCGCCTCTTGAACTCAATGCATCACGTCCTAAATTAAAATTAAAGATGAGATATTGTATCACATTTCTCGCATGCAATTGATTAACTGGACTGCCCGGCAAAACCGGATTCGCCCTATTTTCTTAGGTAGAATTCATATAATTGAATATAAACTATTGGATTGGATACTTTATTATGTAGTTCTGAGTAATAACAAAGTTTTCGATATTTTGTGTTTGAAACACAGGG
The nucleotide sequence above comes from Leptospira kirschneri serovar Cynopteri str. 3522 CT. Encoded proteins:
- a CDS encoding LA_0364 family Cys-rich lipoprotein, encoding MKKFHIFVLVLIATSFVLQCSELSPRQKCYEDNYCKSADADCIAASLLITSLFENNNSRTNTGTTNGGTTNGNTTTNSNSSSSLLSILYNPLFCIGSKASCEADCDKKHPY
- the rpiB gene encoding ribose 5-phosphate isomerase B, producing the protein MKKIGIASDHGGFELKEFLRKSLAGELEIVDYGTKDESSVDYPIVISDACKKVLSKEVEGLIALCGTGIGASIAANRMSGIRAALCHDQFTAEMSKRHNNANVLVLGGRIIGKELALNIVRTWINTSFEGGRHERRINQLETLNS
- a CDS encoding P83/100 family protein; translation: MFRIWIVFLCFGFSLSLFSQESSKLGEKEIRSSQRVRFINRSSARAGEEVRGTNEKVGSGLAESLKKEPDKTHTQGGISVTRIAPEEKKFGADVIAVLEDSDFGHINSIQRILAGFVKLNFGYDDKNSDILATYILYYNAIHRKDKSYISKKYSNSVIKFVTPQSIGISKRYSEWPGKTQILIPLVEDVLGKDVHTDELEDEVNKELDKKKDGQSEKDKFGDLQNEKNKKELEELKRRKEENQNKQKEISDKETKTDKELQELNKDPVKNKTQIVEKKKEKEQIQKEKEAAKKEEQKLKEKEKEVVKKDEERKNNNNSSSSSSSSKSDSKSDSSSSKSGSDNKSSSDDKKSEAELKKELADTKKELETKKEEEKKKEEFDKNVVGGKILFLKTLKYLDKGHYNNELQVLDPTKDDMIIRGDFNKICGRTFEIVDGKALVIGFEDGHSSNHKLILIDQETLKPVLFAEDNIFWRSPMIIKGDDIYAFEEVEEKYYLSRFGKDLKKQAKSSEEISPNSNVTFYGEKIYVTGKEESSGNIQITVFNKADLKLIKKIKP
- a CDS encoding LamG-like jellyroll fold domain-containing protein; protein product: MISKYLKKRSGSHSCVADYILIFVNHIFVVSCFALHQNFGFSNISYILKLWNKIKITFLPTILFFFFYSFPLFTETKVFPLDDLQKNGLELSGNNSENKVLKLQTRNRSLGSELYLDFESGSPSDLKDISGNYKILMSSYLPDSENVFHSKRSARFSGKRTGIKIAHSNSGLLTSKDLTKEFYISFSFLPGTVEKDATLISKLYETSGNSYGWDLKITDDRLKAGFYSFFETEEKRFLSLHLTSNTTLKKNQWNRVLLYFNPNDREIVLYLNGKESARAAIPASQNLTRIGFHSDDTTSFRIASSYYGWMENFSVFPGKPNPSSEDTSFPGQNFDPETHTSESKFGIGISPVYKSKYSSSFLEEVQLKAVIPTSSAMELYLRVSPVPFTPNSESPAWIGIDLRKLENSKIDSFEPDTYKIPLKYSLKKFLGITEDKTDLLPFRYYQWRVKFKSDPSGNKTPELKNISLTFRETNPPVRPLGLKVAENGVDDSGPSVCLNWKSNPEKDVINGGGYFVHYGIHPDRMVGIVRGTLGESGETPNKKNRPKHPASDYLDPISGLPAGKNHIHIQEYYNKLSTCIDNKIISLNSEILLEKNQLFLKKGTTYFFRISAYNKFYHFQNGKDQVSALSDPVEVYFLSE
- the serC gene encoding 3-phosphoserine/phosphohydroxythreonine transaminase — its product is MYLFQERIYNFGAGPAMLPNEVMEIAAAEFLNYKGSGMSVMEVSHREPLFEDVITEAEILLRKLLNLGGDYSVAFFSGGATLHFSALPLNLLKEGESFDVAHTGIWTKKAWEEGLKFNEVNVIYDSTNNHFTDVPVLTDSELSGKGKYLHITSNNTIYGTQYPEIPKIKQIPLVADMTSELLSRKIDVKDFGVIFAGAQKNIGPSGLSLVIIRNDLLGISGRKIPVLLDYSVMVKNRSLYNTPSTYSIYIAKLVFEWLLKLGGIEAIEKVNEQKAKLIYDFIDSSSLYVCPVQKRARSKMNVVFLLKDKNLDSKFLDEAEKSGLHGLGGHRLVGGFRASIYNSMPLSGVQKLVSFMKDFESKV
- a CDS encoding CopG family transcriptional regulator yields the protein MARVDKRFQLLMTEEELELLKKEAEKRNLSAGEMLRLSFRNEVYRSDSYERLEALKILSNLKLK